One region of Solea senegalensis isolate Sse05_10M linkage group LG14, IFAPA_SoseM_1, whole genome shotgun sequence genomic DNA includes:
- the LOC122781285 gene encoding transmembrane protein 275-like, with translation MVLPEKTSRPSAPKRVTQQRALRHQSLPSPALCCACGLCIMLAGINITLVGAFAFGTFVPTGNPPIIIGPLLLLIALAFFTACCVVSRRPRAQMANKAKGAEKWGLMRMGTAAFEMETSEHTLQDTTAVQLSPTNSPSTSHKSGSSQGGDAALPACQDDTSELHKSETSDGKESTPILTLPAHKTSST, from the coding sequence ATGGTACTTCCTGAAAAGACCTCCAGACCATCTGCTCCTAAGAGGGTCACGCAGCAGCGTGCTCTGCGGCACCAGAGCTTGCCCTCCCCGGCTCTGTGCTGTGCCTGTGGCCTGTGCATCATGCTGGCAGGCATTAACATCACCCTGGTGGGAGCTTTTGCCTTTGGCACCTTCGTCCCTACTGGTAACCCTCCCATCATCATTGGGCCTCTTCTTTTGCTGATAGCATTGGCCTTCTTTACGGCCTGCTGCGTGGTCAGCAGGAGACCTCGGGCCCAAATGGCCAACAAGGCTAAAGGCGCTGAAAAGTGGGGGTTGATGCGAATGGGTACTGCGGCATTTGAGATGGAGACAAGCGAGCACACGCTGCAGGACACTACAGCCGTTCAGCTCAGCCCCACCAACTCCCCCAGCACCTCTCACAAGTCCGGCTCCAGCCAGGGGGGAGATGCCGCTCTACCTGCCTGCCAGGATGACACCAGTGAGCTGCACAAATCTGAGACCTCTGACGGCAAGGAGAGCACTCCCATACTAACGCTGCCTGCTCACAAGACTTCCTCCACATAG